One Saccharopolyspora erythraea NRRL 2338 genomic region harbors:
- a CDS encoding TetR/AcrR family transcriptional regulator codes for MTDDAAAPALTGGALTRSRILDAAARLMSTAGIVRTTTKEIARAAGCSEAALYKHFRDKEEIFVRVLHERAPRLAQAVTELPGRAGDGEVAGHLREVVGIAVRFYRESFPMAASLFASPELLAAHRRKLVPGTGPEVPTRHLADYLRAEQHLGRVAADVDADAAATLLIGACFHRAFLDLFFDAAATSGPQDDERFAAGIVRAALGGIAADQH; via the coding sequence ATGACTGACGACGCCGCTGCGCCCGCGCTGACCGGCGGGGCGCTGACGCGGTCGCGGATCCTCGACGCCGCCGCCCGGCTGATGAGCACCGCGGGGATCGTGCGCACCACGACCAAGGAGATCGCGCGCGCGGCGGGATGCTCGGAAGCGGCGCTGTACAAGCACTTCCGGGACAAGGAAGAGATCTTCGTGCGCGTGCTGCACGAACGCGCACCGCGCCTGGCCCAGGCGGTGACCGAGCTGCCGGGCCGCGCCGGCGACGGGGAGGTGGCCGGGCACCTGCGGGAGGTCGTCGGGATCGCCGTGCGCTTCTACCGCGAGTCGTTCCCGATGGCGGCCTCGCTGTTCGCCAGCCCGGAGCTGCTGGCCGCCCACCGGCGCAAGCTCGTGCCGGGCACCGGCCCCGAGGTCCCGACCCGGCACCTGGCCGACTACCTGCGCGCGGAGCAGCACTTGGGCCGGGTCGCGGCCGACGTCGACGCGGACGCGGCGGCGACGCTGCTCATCGGCGCGTGCTTCCACCGGGCGTTCCTCGATCTGTTCTTCGACGCCGCTGCCACCTCGGGGCCGCAGGACGATGAGCGGTTCGCCGCCGGCATCGTGCGCGCGGCGCTCGGCGGCATCGCCGCGGACCAGCACTAG